One Salminus brasiliensis chromosome 5, fSalBra1.hap2, whole genome shotgun sequence DNA segment encodes these proteins:
- the LOC140556334 gene encoding endonuclease domain-containing 1 protein-like, with product MAQKSVSNMLGAISRRSPLVTLGGLLLLSLLLKLCAGDVGDFSPCLNYFYRAWPPKGIQGTPVCQRYENRYHFATLYSRDRRTPLLSAYIYSTPQGKRPKGVWKYEPQLANSKSDGNMVPFPTPPEKVDQNVVESQAVQDDYINSTYTRGHLNPSQHHTHPDDRRSTFTLTNVVPQRAGSNDGPWAKLEDRVSKSLQTYCLGEAHVVTGVIPYEKDRWLKDKGRVAIPEYLWSAYCCRNYSQNLPKSLIDTFPSYAAIGRNDPNSTEEIVPVDPHKKKAILGYDVRPMSLPTLETYLRQRYGAPVSVFHEQCSGS from the exons ATGGCACAGAAGTCAGTCTCAAATATGCTGGGCGCCATTTCCAGAAGAAGCCCCCTCGTCACTTTGGGTGGTCTGCTGCTCCTTAGCTTGCTGCTGAAGCTCTGTGCTGGGGACGTTGGGGATTTCTCACCGTGCTTGAACTACTTCTACCGGGCTTGGCCACCGAAAGGCATCCAGGGCACCCCCGTCTGCCAACGCTACGAGAACCGCTATCACTTCGCCACGCTGTACAGCCGCGACCGCCGCACGCCGCTGCTCTCCGCATACATCTACTCCACGCCTCAGGGCAAGAGGCCCAAAGGGGTCTGGAAGTATGAACCGCAG TTGGCCAACTCCAAATCCGATGGTAACATGGTACCTTTCCCCACGCCGCCGGAGAAGGTGGACCAGAACgtggtggagagccaggctgtTCAGGACGACTACATCAACTCCACCTACACTCGTGGCCACCTGAATCCCAGTCAGCATCACACTCACCCTGACGACCGCCGCTCCACCTTCACTCTCACAAACGTGGTCCCTCAGCGGGCTGGCTCCAACGACGGACCCTGGGCCAAACTGGAGGATCGGGTCAGCAAGAGCCTTCAGACATACTGTCTGGGGGAGGCACATGTAGTAACTGGGGTCATCCCATATGAGAAGGACCGCTGGCTAAAGGACAAGGGCAGAGTTGCTATCCCCGAGTACCTGTGGTCGGCGTACTGCTGCCGGAACTACAGCCAGAACCTCCCGAAGAGCCTGATCGACACTTTCCCCTCGTATGCAGCCATCGGGAGGAACGATCCAAACAGCACTGAGGAGATTGTGCCTGTGGATCCACACAAGAAAAAGGCTATACTGGGCTACGATGTCCGGCCTATGTCTCTCCCCACTCTGGAGACCTACCTGAGGCAGCGATACGGTGCACCGGTCAGCGTCTTCCATGAACAGTGCTCAGGGTCATGA
- the LOC140555645 gene encoding C1q-related factor-like — MLLLILVVLIPVLVSSVGGSEDAGRYEMLGTCRMVCDPYLDKAGGTTAGAMGTAVTHIQAEAEALSDHSMGPPLPTYAHGPQGRPGRPGKPGPPGPPGPAGPPGEPGPPGPVGPPGEKNEVGQPGIFSLGGRAATGISTATYTLGPRVAFYAGLRNPQEGYEILRFDDVVTNIGNNYDGSSGKFVCKVPGTYFFTYNVLMRGGDGTSMWADLLKNGQVRASAIAQDQDQSYDYASNTVILHLDPGDEIFIKLDGGKAHGGNSNKYSTFTGFILYSD; from the exons ATGTTGCTTCTCATTTTGGTGGTGCTGATCCCCGTCCTGGTCAGCTCAGTGGGTGGCAGCGAGGACGCTGGGCGCTACGAGATGCTGGGCACCTGCCGCATGGTCTGCGACCCGTACCTGGACAAAGCGGGTGGCACAACAGCCGGTGCCATGGGTACGGCTGTCACACACATCCAGGCAGAGGCTGAGGCCCTGTCTGATCACAGCATGGGCCCTCCACTCCCCACCTATGCCCACGGTCCACAGGGCAGGCCAGGACGACCGGGAAAGCCCGGGCCTCCTGGACCTCCAGGACCCGCGGGACCACCTGGTGAGCCAGGTCCGCCGGGCCCCGTGGGGCCACCGGGAGAAAAGAATGAGGTAGGACAGCCTGGGATCTTCTCCTTGGGTGGCAGGGCTGCGACAGGCATCAGCACTGCCACCTACACATTGGGGCCCCGTGTGGCATTCTATGCAGGCCTGCGGAACCCACAAGAAGGCTACGAAATTCTGAGGTTCGATGATGTTGTCACCAACATCGGGAATAACTACGACGGCTCATCGGGGAAGTTTGTGTGCAAGGTGCCTGGGACGTACTTCTTTACCTACAATGTCCTGATGAGGGGTGGAGACGGGACAAGCATGTGGGCGGATCTTCTGAAGAATGGACAG GTCAGAGCAAGTGCTATAGCTCAGGATCAGGACCAGAGTTATGATTACGCCTCGAACACGGTCATTCTGCATCTGGACCCCGGAGACGAAATCTTCATCAAGCTGGACGGAGGCAAAGCCCACGGCGGCAACAGCAACAAGTACAGCACCTTCACCGGCTTCATCCTCTACTCTGATTAG